A genomic segment from Thermococcus sp. LS1 encodes:
- the metG gene encoding methionine--tRNA ligase: MVRYMVTSALPYANGPIHAGHLAGAYLPADIFVRYLRLKGEEVIFISGTDEHGTPITFRALKEGKSPREIVDYYHEHIKTTFERAKISFDYFGRTELPVHYRISQEFFLKALENGHLVKKVSKQAYCEHDKMFLPDRYVIGTCPYCGAENQRGDQCEVCGHPLTPEELINPRCNICGNPITFKDSAHYYIKMQDFAEKLKEWVQSQEHWKPNVRNTVLGWIEEGLEERAITRDLNWGIPVPLDDEDVKGKVLYVWFEAPIGYISITIEHLRREGRENEWKKFWLNLDGQTKVIHFIGKDNIPFHAIFWPAFLMAYGKYQDGETEAEWLLPYDIPANEYLNLEGKKFSTSRNWAIWVHEFLDAFPADYLRYYLTAIMPETRDSDFSFADFKTKINEELVNNLGNFVHRALTFVNRYFDGVVPERGELDDLDRQAFEEIEKALKETGELISTYRFKDALRRVMELAIFGNRYFDYQKPWKTAKEDRERTATTVNVSLQIVKALGVLLEPFLPDASEKIWHLLNLEETKRWEFTEIPAGHRVRRAEILFRKVTDEDIIFFIVNYIARGNPESARLLLDKYHRADDVVKVALERFGEKRKDEATAILKSIYGERLEKKAKKEKKKEGGKMEYVKFEDFMKLDLRVGKIVDVQDHPNADKLYVVKVDLGDEVRQLVAGLKKYYSKDDLLNRYVVIIANLEPKKLRGIESQGMLLAADDGENVALLMPDKEVKLGARIR; this comes from the coding sequence ATGGTCAGGTACATGGTGACTTCCGCTCTTCCCTACGCCAACGGGCCGATTCATGCTGGACACCTTGCTGGAGCATATCTCCCCGCGGATATATTCGTCCGCTATCTGAGGCTCAAGGGAGAGGAAGTGATTTTCATCAGCGGAACCGATGAACACGGGACACCGATAACCTTCAGAGCGCTCAAAGAGGGGAAAAGCCCGAGGGAGATAGTCGACTACTATCACGAGCACATCAAAACGACCTTCGAAAGGGCCAAGATAAGCTTCGACTACTTTGGCAGAACTGAACTGCCAGTCCACTACCGCATAAGCCAGGAGTTCTTCCTAAAGGCCCTCGAAAACGGCCACCTCGTTAAAAAGGTGAGCAAGCAGGCTTACTGTGAGCACGACAAGATGTTTCTCCCGGACAGGTACGTCATAGGCACATGCCCCTATTGCGGTGCCGAGAACCAAAGGGGCGACCAGTGTGAGGTCTGCGGCCACCCGCTCACGCCGGAAGAGCTCATAAACCCGCGCTGCAACATCTGTGGCAATCCAATAACCTTCAAGGACTCTGCTCACTATTACATAAAAATGCAGGACTTCGCAGAAAAGCTGAAGGAGTGGGTGCAGAGCCAGGAGCACTGGAAGCCGAACGTCAGGAACACAGTCCTCGGCTGGATTGAGGAGGGCCTTGAGGAGAGGGCCATAACAAGGGACTTGAACTGGGGCATTCCAGTGCCGCTCGACGATGAGGACGTCAAGGGCAAGGTTCTCTACGTCTGGTTTGAAGCACCGATAGGGTACATCAGCATAACCATCGAGCACCTCAGGAGGGAAGGCAGAGAGAACGAGTGGAAGAAGTTCTGGCTCAACCTTGACGGACAAACAAAGGTCATCCACTTCATTGGCAAGGACAACATACCCTTCCACGCGATATTCTGGCCGGCTTTCCTGATGGCCTACGGCAAGTACCAGGACGGAGAGACCGAGGCCGAGTGGCTCCTTCCGTACGACATCCCCGCCAACGAGTACCTCAACCTGGAAGGCAAGAAGTTCTCAACGAGCAGGAACTGGGCCATCTGGGTGCACGAGTTCCTCGACGCCTTCCCGGCTGACTACCTCCGCTATTACCTCACCGCCATAATGCCCGAGACGAGGGACAGCGACTTCAGCTTCGCCGACTTCAAGACAAAGATTAACGAGGAGCTGGTGAACAACCTTGGAAACTTCGTGCACAGGGCTCTAACCTTCGTGAACCGCTACTTCGACGGCGTCGTCCCCGAAAGGGGCGAGCTTGATGATCTGGACAGGCAGGCCTTTGAGGAGATTGAGAAAGCTCTGAAAGAGACGGGCGAGCTGATAAGCACCTACCGCTTCAAAGACGCTCTCAGGCGTGTAATGGAGCTGGCAATCTTCGGCAACCGCTACTTCGACTACCAGAAGCCGTGGAAAACAGCCAAGGAAGACCGCGAGAGGACAGCAACAACTGTTAATGTCTCGCTCCAGATCGTCAAGGCCCTTGGAGTGCTCCTCGAGCCGTTCCTGCCGGATGCCAGTGAGAAGATATGGCACCTGCTCAATCTCGAGGAGACCAAGCGCTGGGAGTTCACCGAAATTCCCGCTGGCCACAGGGTTAGGAGGGCCGAGATTCTCTTCAGGAAGGTCACTGACGAGGACATAATATTCTTCATCGTGAACTACATAGCCAGGGGCAACCCTGAGAGCGCAAGGCTGCTCCTTGACAAGTACCACAGGGCAGACGACGTCGTTAAGGTTGCCCTCGAGAGGTTCGGTGAGAAGCGTAAAGATGAAGCCACGGCAATCCTTAAGAGCATATACGGCGAAAGGCTTGAGAAGAAGGCCAAAAAGGAGAAGAAAAAGGAGGGTGGGAAAATGGAGTACGTCAAGTTCGAGGACTTCATGAAGCTCGACTTGAGGGTTGGAAAGATTGTTGATGTGCAGGACCATCCGAACGCGGACAAGCTCTACGTGGTAAAGGTCGACCTCGGTGACGAGGTCAGGCAGCTCGTCGCTGGACTCAAGAAGTACTACAGCAAGGACGACCTCCTCAACCGCTACGTCGTCATCATAGCCAACCTCGAGCCCAAGAAGCTCAGGGGAATAGAGAGCCAGGGAATGCTGCTGGCAGCGGACGACGGTGAGAACGTTGCCCTCCTCATGCCAGACAAGGAGGTAAAGCTTGGGGCAAGAATAAGGTGA
- a CDS encoding 6-carboxytetrahydropterin synthase, translating to MKSRIVERFKFEAAHAVIIDGKPEEIHGHTFWLEVALEGPLRNGYVMDFLELRRIVNEIIERLDHRNLNALFENPTTENVALWIAGEIEKRLPDGIRIQRIVLWEGEENGVEFEF from the coding sequence ATGAAGTCCCGCATCGTTGAGCGTTTCAAATTCGAGGCGGCCCATGCCGTTATCATAGATGGAAAGCCTGAGGAGATCCACGGCCACACTTTCTGGCTTGAGGTTGCCCTTGAGGGCCCGCTGAGGAACGGCTACGTTATGGACTTCCTTGAGCTGAGAAGAATAGTCAATGAAATTATCGAGAGGCTCGATCACAGGAACCTCAACGCCCTCTTTGAGAACCCGACGACCGAGAACGTTGCCCTCTGGATAGCGGGAGAGATTGAGAAGAGGCTTCCCGATGGCATAAGGATTCAGAGGATAGTCCTCTGGGAAGGCGAGGAAAACGGCGTGGAGTTTGAGTTTTAA
- a CDS encoding DUF192 domain-containing protein produces the protein MLVNETKGKIWHGRVRLADTFFKRFRGLMLVRDINYALVFVLPAETKANASIHMFFMLSDIDVIWLDSSRRVVDFKTARKWRVYVPKKAARYIIESPVGMINVLEVEEGDLISWSPTEEKSKAVPVKISLPEKISFEGSNGIAMAESVKEIRAEKA, from the coding sequence ATGCTTGTAAACGAGACCAAGGGCAAGATATGGCACGGAAGGGTAAGGCTCGCGGACACATTCTTCAAGCGGTTTAGAGGCCTAATGCTGGTTAGAGACATCAACTACGCCCTTGTTTTTGTATTGCCAGCCGAAACGAAGGCTAACGCTTCGATTCACATGTTCTTCATGCTGAGTGATATCGACGTTATCTGGCTTGACTCCTCCCGTCGGGTGGTGGATTTCAAGACCGCCAGGAAGTGGCGAGTCTATGTCCCTAAGAAGGCCGCCCGGTACATCATCGAGAGTCCAGTTGGGATGATAAACGTCCTCGAGGTTGAGGAAGGGGATTTAATAAGCTGGTCACCAACCGAGGAGAAAAGCAAGGCCGTTCCGGTAAAGATTTCGCTGCCGGAGAAGATTTCCTTTGAAGGTTCGAACGGCATAGCAATGGCCGAGAGCGTTAAGGAAATAAGGGCGGAGAAAGCTTAA
- a CDS encoding 2-oxoacid:ferredoxin oxidoreductase subunit gamma, which yields MRKEILFSGFGGQGVILASVILGRAAAVYENLYAVQTQAYGPESRGGASKAEVVISDEPIDYPKTLHPDCAVFFSQEAYSKYLHTVKEGATIIVESDLVPHRDEEFEKKLKVYALPLTEIAEETTGLSLTMNILTLGLLVALTDVVSRKAIEKAVLDAVPKGTEEINLRALRKGFELGEKAKKGEL from the coding sequence GCCAGGGTGTTATCCTCGCCAGCGTTATCCTTGGCAGAGCCGCTGCCGTTTATGAGAACCTCTACGCGGTTCAGACGCAGGCATACGGGCCAGAGTCAAGGGGTGGAGCGAGCAAGGCTGAGGTGGTGATAAGCGACGAGCCGATCGACTATCCCAAGACCCTCCACCCGGACTGCGCGGTCTTCTTCTCCCAGGAGGCCTACAGCAAGTACCTCCACACCGTCAAGGAAGGAGCCACAATAATAGTCGAGAGCGACCTCGTGCCGCACCGCGATGAGGAGTTCGAGAAGAAGCTGAAGGTTTATGCCCTCCCTCTAACGGAGATAGCGGAGGAAACCACCGGCCTTAGCTTAACAATGAACATACTCACCCTCGGCCTGCTGGTCGCTCTAACGGACGTCGTGAGCAGGAAGGCAATAGAGAAGGCCGTTCTTGACGCTGTCCCAAAGGGGACGGAGGAGATAAACCTCAGGGCGCTCCGCAAAGGCTTTGAGCTCGGCGAGAAAGCCAAAAAAGGCGAGCTCTGA